One genomic region from Macadamia integrifolia cultivar HAES 741 unplaced genomic scaffold, SCU_Mint_v3 scaffold823, whole genome shotgun sequence encodes:
- the LOC122070121 gene encoding kinesin-like protein KIN-14C isoform X1: MATRSQNKPPLTSAPPPPAPRSPSNKKDNIDEIPIDKRRKIGSGKMVGPANSGRTRQAFSVVNAGQDLAAGYPASTASSECGGIEFTLEDVEALLNEKMKGKNKFDYKGKCEQMTEYVKKLRLCLKWFIEREDNHVFEQEKLKNMVESTEKERDELEMQMKNKEEEANNIIAELRKNYASLEARCTKEEADKLAAFESNKREKDARVAAESAKASLSDELKKTCEELSSANQKISAVNEMYKRLQEYNTSLQQYNSKLQTEVASSNETLKRVEKEKAAIVENLSTLRGHYNSLQDQLTYSRASQEEAIKQREALVNEVGSLRGELLQVRDDRDRQLLQVQTLSAEVVKYQENTGKSSVELDNLMIKSSALEDTCSSQRNQIQTLQHQLATANEKLQRVDLSVLQTRTEYEEQKKVIEDLNNCLADAELQIIEADKLRKKLHNTILELKGNIRVFCRVRPLLLDDGASSETTVISYPTSTEALGRGIDIVQNGQKHPFTFDQVFSHEASQQDVFVEISQLVQSALDGYKVCIFAYGQTGSGKTYTMMGKPEAQEQKGLIPRSLEQIFQISQALISQGWKYKMQASMLEIYNETIRDLLSTNRSNGSDISRADNGVAGKQYAIKHDANGNTYVSDLTIVDVCSINEISSLLWQASQNRSVGKTQMNEQSSRSHFVFTLRISGVNESTEQQVQGVLNLIDLAGSERLSKSGSTGDRLKETQAINLSLKCLSDVIFSLAKKEDHVPFRNSKLTYLLQPCLGGDSKTLMFVNISPSPSSVGESLCSLRFAARVNACEIGIPRRQTNMRPLDSRLSYG; this comes from the exons ATGGCAACAAGAAGCCAGAACAAGCCACCTCTCACCAgcgctcctcctcctcctgctcCTCGCAGTCCTTCAAAT AAGAAAGATAACAttgatgagatcccaatagacAAACGTAGGAAGATTGGATCAGGAAAGATGGTGGGACCGGCGAACAGTGGTCGAACACGCCAAGCCTTCTCTGTAGTGAATGCAGGTCAAGATCTTGCTGCCGGTTATCCGGCTAGTACTGCTAGTTCTGAATGTGGTGGCATTGAATTCACGTTAGAGGATGTTGAAGCACTTCTTAATGAGAAGATGAAAGGGAAGAACAAATTTGATTACAAG GGAAAATGTGAACAGATGACTGAGTATGTGAAAAAACTGCGTCTTTGCCTCAAATGGTTTATAGAACGCGAGGATAATCATGTCTTTGAGCAGGAGAAGCTTAAGAATATGGTAGAATCTACTGAGAAAGAGCGTGATGAGCTTG AGATGCAAatgaaaaacaaagaagaagaagccaacAATATTATTGCAGAGCTTAGGAAAAATTATGCTTCTTTAGAGGCCAGATGTACTAAAGAAGAAGCAGATAAGTTG GCTGCATTTGAATCtaacaaaagagaaaaggatGCTAGAGTTGCTGCAGAAAGTGCAAAAGCTTCTCTATCAGATGAGCTTAAGAAAACTTGTGAAGAGCTGTCAAGTGCGAATCAGAAG ATTTCAGCTGTCAATGAAATGTACAAGCGATTGCAAGAGTATAACACAAGCTTACAGCAATACAACAGCAAACTGCAGACAGAGGTTGCATCATCCAATGAGACCCTTAAACGTGTAGAAAAGGAAAAGGCTGCAATAGTAGAGAATCTCAGCACCTTAAGGGGTCACTATAATTCATTGCAGGATCAATTGACTTATTCCAGA GCTTCACAGGAAGAGGCTATCAAACAAAGAGAAGCACTAGTGAATGAAGTGGGTTCCCTTAGAGGAGAGCTCCTGCAAGTGAGGGATGATCGTGATCGTCAGCTATTGCAGGTGCAAACATTATCAGCTGAGGTAGTTAAGTACCAAGAGAATACGGGGAAGTCATCTGTTGAGTTGGATAACCTGATGATAAAATCTAGTGCTTTGGAG GATACATGCTCTTCACAGAGAAATCAAATACAGACACTGCAACACCAGTTAGCAACTGCAAATGAGAAATTGCAG AGAGTCGATTTGTCAGTCTTGCAGACAAGGACTGAATATGAAGAGCAAAAGAAAGTGATTGAAGACTTAAACAATTGTCTAGCAGATGCAGAACTTCAAATTATTGAAGCAGACAAGCTACGCAAAAAGTTGCACAACACCATATTG GAACTGAAAGGAAATATCAGGGTCTTCTGTAGAGTTCGGCCCTTGTTGCTGGATGATGGTGCTAGCTCAGAAACAACTGTTATTTCTTATCCTACTTCAACAGAAGCCCTTGGAAGGGGCATTGACATAGTGCAAAACG GGCAAAAACATCCCTTCACATTTGATCAAGTATTCAGTCACGAGGCATCACAACAGGATGTTTTTGTGGAAATTTCACAGCTGGTGCAAAGTGCCCTAGATGGCTATAAG GTTTGCATTTTTGCCTATGGTCAAACTGGTTCTGGCAAGACTTATACCATGATGGGGAAACCAGAAGCTCAAGAGCAGAAAGGGCTAATACCTCGTTCATTGGAACAGATATTTCAAATTAGTCAGGCACTCATATCCCAAGGATGGAAATACAAAATGCAG GCCTCAATGTTGGAGATATATAATGAGACAATCCGTGATTTACTTTCAACAAATCGATCCAATGGTTCAGACATTTCACGAGCAGACAATGGTGTAGCTGGAAAGCAGTATGCAATTAAACATGATGCGAATGGCAACACATATGTCTCTGATCTCACAATTGTTGATGTCTGTAGCATCAATGAGATATCCTCTCTTCTATGGCAAGCATCACAGAACAG ATCTGTGGGCAAGACCCAAATGAATGAACAGTCTTCAAGGAGTCATTTTGTGTTCACCTTGCGGATATCTGGGGTTAATGAG AGTACGGAACAACAAGTTCAAGGTGTACTCAACCTTATTGACCTTGCTGGAAGTGAAAGACTTTCTAAGAGTGGATCAACGGGGGACCGACTCAAAGAAACTCAG GCTATCAACTTAAGTTTAAAATGCTTAagtgatgtaatattttccCTTGCTAAGAAGGAGGATCATGTACCTTTCAGAAATTCGAAGCTTACTTATCTTCTTCAG CCTTGCTTAGGGGGAGACTCCAAGACTCTGATGTTTGTCAACATCTCACCCAGTCCATCATCAGTTGGAGAGTCACTTTGTTCTCTTCGTTTTGCTGCCAGAGTTAATGCCTGTGAGATTGGGATTCCCCGGCGTCAGACTAATATGCGACCTCTAGATTCTCGCTTGAGTTATGGTTGA
- the LOC122070121 gene encoding kinesin-like protein KIN-14C isoform X2 — MATRSQNKPPLTSAPPPPAPRSPSNKKDNIDEIPIDKRRKIGSGKMVGPANSGRTRQAFSVVNAGQDLAAGYPASTASSECGGIEFTLEDVEALLNEKMKGKNKFDYKGKCEQMTEYVKKLRLCLKWFIEREDNHVFEQEKLKNMVESTEKERDELEMQMKNKEEEANNIIAELRKNYASLEARCTKEEADKLAAFESNKREKDARVAAESAKASLSDELKKTCEELSSANQKISAVNEMYKRLQEYNTSLQQYNSKLQTEVASSNETLKRVEKEKAAIVENLSTLRGHYNSLQDQLTYSRASQEEAIKQREALVNEVGSLRGELLQVRDDRDRQLLQDTCSSQRNQIQTLQHQLATANEKLQRVDLSVLQTRTEYEEQKKVIEDLNNCLADAELQIIEADKLRKKLHNTILELKGNIRVFCRVRPLLLDDGASSETTVISYPTSTEALGRGIDIVQNGQKHPFTFDQVFSHEASQQDVFVEISQLVQSALDGYKVCIFAYGQTGSGKTYTMMGKPEAQEQKGLIPRSLEQIFQISQALISQGWKYKMQASMLEIYNETIRDLLSTNRSNGSDISRADNGVAGKQYAIKHDANGNTYVSDLTIVDVCSINEISSLLWQASQNRSVGKTQMNEQSSRSHFVFTLRISGVNESTEQQVQGVLNLIDLAGSERLSKSGSTGDRLKETQAINLSLKCLSDVIFSLAKKEDHVPFRNSKLTYLLQPCLGGDSKTLMFVNISPSPSSVGESLCSLRFAARVNACEIGIPRRQTNMRPLDSRLSYG; from the exons ATGGCAACAAGAAGCCAGAACAAGCCACCTCTCACCAgcgctcctcctcctcctgctcCTCGCAGTCCTTCAAAT AAGAAAGATAACAttgatgagatcccaatagacAAACGTAGGAAGATTGGATCAGGAAAGATGGTGGGACCGGCGAACAGTGGTCGAACACGCCAAGCCTTCTCTGTAGTGAATGCAGGTCAAGATCTTGCTGCCGGTTATCCGGCTAGTACTGCTAGTTCTGAATGTGGTGGCATTGAATTCACGTTAGAGGATGTTGAAGCACTTCTTAATGAGAAGATGAAAGGGAAGAACAAATTTGATTACAAG GGAAAATGTGAACAGATGACTGAGTATGTGAAAAAACTGCGTCTTTGCCTCAAATGGTTTATAGAACGCGAGGATAATCATGTCTTTGAGCAGGAGAAGCTTAAGAATATGGTAGAATCTACTGAGAAAGAGCGTGATGAGCTTG AGATGCAAatgaaaaacaaagaagaagaagccaacAATATTATTGCAGAGCTTAGGAAAAATTATGCTTCTTTAGAGGCCAGATGTACTAAAGAAGAAGCAGATAAGTTG GCTGCATTTGAATCtaacaaaagagaaaaggatGCTAGAGTTGCTGCAGAAAGTGCAAAAGCTTCTCTATCAGATGAGCTTAAGAAAACTTGTGAAGAGCTGTCAAGTGCGAATCAGAAG ATTTCAGCTGTCAATGAAATGTACAAGCGATTGCAAGAGTATAACACAAGCTTACAGCAATACAACAGCAAACTGCAGACAGAGGTTGCATCATCCAATGAGACCCTTAAACGTGTAGAAAAGGAAAAGGCTGCAATAGTAGAGAATCTCAGCACCTTAAGGGGTCACTATAATTCATTGCAGGATCAATTGACTTATTCCAGA GCTTCACAGGAAGAGGCTATCAAACAAAGAGAAGCACTAGTGAATGAAGTGGGTTCCCTTAGAGGAGAGCTCCTGCAAGTGAGGGATGATCGTGATCGTCAGCTATTGCAG GATACATGCTCTTCACAGAGAAATCAAATACAGACACTGCAACACCAGTTAGCAACTGCAAATGAGAAATTGCAG AGAGTCGATTTGTCAGTCTTGCAGACAAGGACTGAATATGAAGAGCAAAAGAAAGTGATTGAAGACTTAAACAATTGTCTAGCAGATGCAGAACTTCAAATTATTGAAGCAGACAAGCTACGCAAAAAGTTGCACAACACCATATTG GAACTGAAAGGAAATATCAGGGTCTTCTGTAGAGTTCGGCCCTTGTTGCTGGATGATGGTGCTAGCTCAGAAACAACTGTTATTTCTTATCCTACTTCAACAGAAGCCCTTGGAAGGGGCATTGACATAGTGCAAAACG GGCAAAAACATCCCTTCACATTTGATCAAGTATTCAGTCACGAGGCATCACAACAGGATGTTTTTGTGGAAATTTCACAGCTGGTGCAAAGTGCCCTAGATGGCTATAAG GTTTGCATTTTTGCCTATGGTCAAACTGGTTCTGGCAAGACTTATACCATGATGGGGAAACCAGAAGCTCAAGAGCAGAAAGGGCTAATACCTCGTTCATTGGAACAGATATTTCAAATTAGTCAGGCACTCATATCCCAAGGATGGAAATACAAAATGCAG GCCTCAATGTTGGAGATATATAATGAGACAATCCGTGATTTACTTTCAACAAATCGATCCAATGGTTCAGACATTTCACGAGCAGACAATGGTGTAGCTGGAAAGCAGTATGCAATTAAACATGATGCGAATGGCAACACATATGTCTCTGATCTCACAATTGTTGATGTCTGTAGCATCAATGAGATATCCTCTCTTCTATGGCAAGCATCACAGAACAG ATCTGTGGGCAAGACCCAAATGAATGAACAGTCTTCAAGGAGTCATTTTGTGTTCACCTTGCGGATATCTGGGGTTAATGAG AGTACGGAACAACAAGTTCAAGGTGTACTCAACCTTATTGACCTTGCTGGAAGTGAAAGACTTTCTAAGAGTGGATCAACGGGGGACCGACTCAAAGAAACTCAG GCTATCAACTTAAGTTTAAAATGCTTAagtgatgtaatattttccCTTGCTAAGAAGGAGGATCATGTACCTTTCAGAAATTCGAAGCTTACTTATCTTCTTCAG CCTTGCTTAGGGGGAGACTCCAAGACTCTGATGTTTGTCAACATCTCACCCAGTCCATCATCAGTTGGAGAGTCACTTTGTTCTCTTCGTTTTGCTGCCAGAGTTAATGCCTGTGAGATTGGGATTCCCCGGCGTCAGACTAATATGCGACCTCTAGATTCTCGCTTGAGTTATGGTTGA
- the LOC122070121 gene encoding kinesin-like protein KIN-14C isoform X3 yields MVGPANSGRTRQAFSVVNAGQDLAAGYPASTASSECGGIEFTLEDVEALLNEKMKGKNKFDYKGKCEQMTEYVKKLRLCLKWFIEREDNHVFEQEKLKNMVESTEKERDELEMQMKNKEEEANNIIAELRKNYASLEARCTKEEADKLAAFESNKREKDARVAAESAKASLSDELKKTCEELSSANQKISAVNEMYKRLQEYNTSLQQYNSKLQTEVASSNETLKRVEKEKAAIVENLSTLRGHYNSLQDQLTYSRASQEEAIKQREALVNEVGSLRGELLQVRDDRDRQLLQVQTLSAEVVKYQENTGKSSVELDNLMIKSSALEDTCSSQRNQIQTLQHQLATANEKLQRVDLSVLQTRTEYEEQKKVIEDLNNCLADAELQIIEADKLRKKLHNTILELKGNIRVFCRVRPLLLDDGASSETTVISYPTSTEALGRGIDIVQNGQKHPFTFDQVFSHEASQQDVFVEISQLVQSALDGYKVCIFAYGQTGSGKTYTMMGKPEAQEQKGLIPRSLEQIFQISQALISQGWKYKMQASMLEIYNETIRDLLSTNRSNGSDISRADNGVAGKQYAIKHDANGNTYVSDLTIVDVCSINEISSLLWQASQNRSVGKTQMNEQSSRSHFVFTLRISGVNESTEQQVQGVLNLIDLAGSERLSKSGSTGDRLKETQAINLSLKCLSDVIFSLAKKEDHVPFRNSKLTYLLQPCLGGDSKTLMFVNISPSPSSVGESLCSLRFAARVNACEIGIPRRQTNMRPLDSRLSYG; encoded by the exons ATGGTGGGACCGGCGAACAGTGGTCGAACACGCCAAGCCTTCTCTGTAGTGAATGCAGGTCAAGATCTTGCTGCCGGTTATCCGGCTAGTACTGCTAGTTCTGAATGTGGTGGCATTGAATTCACGTTAGAGGATGTTGAAGCACTTCTTAATGAGAAGATGAAAGGGAAGAACAAATTTGATTACAAG GGAAAATGTGAACAGATGACTGAGTATGTGAAAAAACTGCGTCTTTGCCTCAAATGGTTTATAGAACGCGAGGATAATCATGTCTTTGAGCAGGAGAAGCTTAAGAATATGGTAGAATCTACTGAGAAAGAGCGTGATGAGCTTG AGATGCAAatgaaaaacaaagaagaagaagccaacAATATTATTGCAGAGCTTAGGAAAAATTATGCTTCTTTAGAGGCCAGATGTACTAAAGAAGAAGCAGATAAGTTG GCTGCATTTGAATCtaacaaaagagaaaaggatGCTAGAGTTGCTGCAGAAAGTGCAAAAGCTTCTCTATCAGATGAGCTTAAGAAAACTTGTGAAGAGCTGTCAAGTGCGAATCAGAAG ATTTCAGCTGTCAATGAAATGTACAAGCGATTGCAAGAGTATAACACAAGCTTACAGCAATACAACAGCAAACTGCAGACAGAGGTTGCATCATCCAATGAGACCCTTAAACGTGTAGAAAAGGAAAAGGCTGCAATAGTAGAGAATCTCAGCACCTTAAGGGGTCACTATAATTCATTGCAGGATCAATTGACTTATTCCAGA GCTTCACAGGAAGAGGCTATCAAACAAAGAGAAGCACTAGTGAATGAAGTGGGTTCCCTTAGAGGAGAGCTCCTGCAAGTGAGGGATGATCGTGATCGTCAGCTATTGCAGGTGCAAACATTATCAGCTGAGGTAGTTAAGTACCAAGAGAATACGGGGAAGTCATCTGTTGAGTTGGATAACCTGATGATAAAATCTAGTGCTTTGGAG GATACATGCTCTTCACAGAGAAATCAAATACAGACACTGCAACACCAGTTAGCAACTGCAAATGAGAAATTGCAG AGAGTCGATTTGTCAGTCTTGCAGACAAGGACTGAATATGAAGAGCAAAAGAAAGTGATTGAAGACTTAAACAATTGTCTAGCAGATGCAGAACTTCAAATTATTGAAGCAGACAAGCTACGCAAAAAGTTGCACAACACCATATTG GAACTGAAAGGAAATATCAGGGTCTTCTGTAGAGTTCGGCCCTTGTTGCTGGATGATGGTGCTAGCTCAGAAACAACTGTTATTTCTTATCCTACTTCAACAGAAGCCCTTGGAAGGGGCATTGACATAGTGCAAAACG GGCAAAAACATCCCTTCACATTTGATCAAGTATTCAGTCACGAGGCATCACAACAGGATGTTTTTGTGGAAATTTCACAGCTGGTGCAAAGTGCCCTAGATGGCTATAAG GTTTGCATTTTTGCCTATGGTCAAACTGGTTCTGGCAAGACTTATACCATGATGGGGAAACCAGAAGCTCAAGAGCAGAAAGGGCTAATACCTCGTTCATTGGAACAGATATTTCAAATTAGTCAGGCACTCATATCCCAAGGATGGAAATACAAAATGCAG GCCTCAATGTTGGAGATATATAATGAGACAATCCGTGATTTACTTTCAACAAATCGATCCAATGGTTCAGACATTTCACGAGCAGACAATGGTGTAGCTGGAAAGCAGTATGCAATTAAACATGATGCGAATGGCAACACATATGTCTCTGATCTCACAATTGTTGATGTCTGTAGCATCAATGAGATATCCTCTCTTCTATGGCAAGCATCACAGAACAG ATCTGTGGGCAAGACCCAAATGAATGAACAGTCTTCAAGGAGTCATTTTGTGTTCACCTTGCGGATATCTGGGGTTAATGAG AGTACGGAACAACAAGTTCAAGGTGTACTCAACCTTATTGACCTTGCTGGAAGTGAAAGACTTTCTAAGAGTGGATCAACGGGGGACCGACTCAAAGAAACTCAG GCTATCAACTTAAGTTTAAAATGCTTAagtgatgtaatattttccCTTGCTAAGAAGGAGGATCATGTACCTTTCAGAAATTCGAAGCTTACTTATCTTCTTCAG CCTTGCTTAGGGGGAGACTCCAAGACTCTGATGTTTGTCAACATCTCACCCAGTCCATCATCAGTTGGAGAGTCACTTTGTTCTCTTCGTTTTGCTGCCAGAGTTAATGCCTGTGAGATTGGGATTCCCCGGCGTCAGACTAATATGCGACCTCTAGATTCTCGCTTGAGTTATGGTTGA